CCGATTCTAGTTAGCCCATCGCCCTTATGCGTGCCTGAATTTATGGTGCAAAATTCGCGGATTGTAGCGTTTTTACCTATTCGCACACCGGTATCGCTTTCAGGCTTATAGCTGATATCTTGAGGTATATCGCCCACGATCGCGTAGCTATAAATTTTACTAAAATCGCCTATATGCGTATCACCAACGATCCTAGCTCCTTGCTTAACAAGCACGCCGTTACCAAGCACCACGTCTTTTCCGACATAGGCATAGGCTTCGATTATCGCGTCTTTGCCGATCTTAGCGCCGTCTTCTACGACTGCTGTTTTATGGATATTTTTCATCAAATTTTGCCTATTTATCAACTTTTCTTACTTATCAACTATCATCGCTTTTAGCTCGGCTTCGCAAGCAAGCACTCCATCCACATAAGCCTTGCCGTCAAGAACCCAGATATTTCCTTTGTGTTTTAGCACTTCAAGGCGGTACTCTAGCCTGTCGCCAGGGCGGATCGGATGGCGAAATTTAGCCCTATCTATGCTCATAAAATAGACAACTTTATTTTCAATGCCCGCCTGATGTTCATCACTCATGCTCTTAAATGCGAGCACTCCGCCGGCTTGAGCCATACCCTCGATAATCATAACGCCCGGATATATCGGATGATCTGGAAAATGTCCTTGAAAGACCGGTTCGCCGATGGTTACGTTTTTGTAAGCTACGATGTGCTTTGCCGGCTCGATCTCTACGACTCTATCGATGAGCAAAAAAGGATATCTGTGCGGGAGGATTTTTTGAATTTGCATTATATCTATCACTGCTAAGCCTTAATTATTAAAATATAGACCCGATTTTAGCTAATTTTTGCTAAGAGAAAGATTATTATTTAAAATTTAATTAAGACTTTGATAAAAATCATTTTTTTGACTATAAAAATATAATAAGAAGAATTAATTTTACTAAGCTATTTTAACTACAAAACCTTATTGCAACTTATAGCATTTTTTCAAAGAATAATTTTTTATACTATATTTAAATTTTTTTAGCAAAAAACTTGTAAAATTAAAATAAAAATTAAAACAAAGCAGTAAATGGGTCAATAAATAATTTAAATATTATTACAAAATAATATCAGATATTAATAATTCATTTGTATTATAGTATAATAATCAAACTCTAAAATATCAAAAAATTGTCAAAAAAATAACTTGATATTTAAAAATTTATTGTGAGTTTACACTTAATAAAATATGTTACTTGATTTAAAATGCTAAAATTCATAACATCTAAGAAAATATATACATTATATTTCCAAGATATGAGTTTTTAAAGTTATAGTAAAATTTTATTTGATCATCGGAAATAATCAATGGATAATAAAAAGCAACTTAAAATTTTAATTATGAAATTTAGACACATAGGTGATGTTTTATTAACTACTCCTATTTTAACAAATTTAAGACATTATTTTCCAGATGCCATTATAGATTTTGCGCTGAACAAAGGTTGTGAAGCTATGATAGAAGGCAATCCCAATATTAGAAAAATACATATTTATGACAGACAGAAAGTTCAAAATTCAAGCTTTCTAAAAAAAATAATAACTGAACTAAGATATGCAAATACTATAAAAAAAGAAAATTACGACATTGCAATTCAAACAACCGAAGGTGACCGCGGTATAATAATAGCCAAATATGCCAAAATAAAAAGAATAGTTGGATATGAAGGAAAAAATAAGATATTAAACAGGCTAATAACAGATATAGTTCCCATGTCAAAAAATCCGAAACATATGGTCGAAACGAATTTAGACTCATTGAGGACTATTGGAATAGAACCAATATGTAAAAAAGTTATGCTATACTCAAATAAAGATCCAATATCCCATCTTCAACTACCAAAGACCTTTGCACATATGCATCTAACCAGCAGATGGATGTTTAAATGTGCTAAAGATGAGCTTATGGCAGAAATTATAGATTTTTGTCAAGATGAGCTTAAAGTAAAAGTAGTAATAACAAGCGATAAAAATGAAATAGAATTAAAAAAGCTTGATGAAGTAGTTAACCTCTGTAAAACCAAACCTATAAATTTAGGTGGTCAAATTAACCTTAAGCAAGTTGCAGCACTCAGCAAAATTTCTGCTCTTTATATTGGTGTAGACACTGCTATTATGCATATGGCAGCTGCAAACAATACACCTTGCATAGCTCTTTTTGGTCCAAGCAACGCACAAATTTGGGGACCTTGGGATAACGATATTTGCCAAAACTATTTAAACCACAGAGGAAATCAAGGTATAGGTAAACATTTTGTATTTCAAAAAGATTGGGAATGTATATCATGCCAAAAAGCAGGCTGTCAGGACTCAAGGATAAGTAGATGTTTAATTGAATTTAGCAAAGAAGAAATATTAGAAATAAAAGATAAGATAAGAGAAAAGATAGATGAATATACTATACACAGAAACACTTTATAATTGGGGTGGGCAACAAAATAAAGTGATAAACGAGATGATTTTTGCTCGCGAACTTGGACATAATGTAATGCTATTTTGCAATCCAAATTCACAAATTTCAGAAGTTGCCAAAGAAAAAGGATTTGAAGTTTTAGAATTTAAGATGAGCAAAACAAATTATCATAAAAGTGTACCAAGATTGTGTAAGATAATAAAAGAA
This Campylobacter sp. RM16192 DNA region includes the following protein-coding sequences:
- the fabZ gene encoding 3-hydroxyacyl-ACP dehydratase FabZ; amino-acid sequence: MIDIMQIQKILPHRYPFLLIDRVVEIEPAKHIVAYKNVTIGEPVFQGHFPDHPIYPGVMIIEGMAQAGGVLAFKSMSDEHQAGIENKVVYFMSIDRAKFRHPIRPGDRLEYRLEVLKHKGNIWVLDGKAYVDGVLACEAELKAMIVDK
- the rfaQ gene encoding putative lipopolysaccharide heptosyltransferase III, which translates into the protein MDNKKQLKILIMKFRHIGDVLLTTPILTNLRHYFPDAIIDFALNKGCEAMIEGNPNIRKIHIYDRQKVQNSSFLKKIITELRYANTIKKENYDIAIQTTEGDRGIIIAKYAKIKRIVGYEGKNKILNRLITDIVPMSKNPKHMVETNLDSLRTIGIEPICKKVMLYSNKDPISHLQLPKTFAHMHLTSRWMFKCAKDELMAEIIDFCQDELKVKVVITSDKNEIELKKLDEVVNLCKTKPINLGGQINLKQVAALSKISALYIGVDTAIMHMAAANNTPCIALFGPSNAQIWGPWDNDICQNYLNHRGNQGIGKHFVFQKDWECISCQKAGCQDSRISRCLIEFSKEEILEIKDKIREKIDEYTIHRNTL